The Arctopsyche grandis isolate Sample6627 chromosome 7, ASM5162203v2, whole genome shotgun sequence genome includes a window with the following:
- the LOC143914098 gene encoding CGG triplet repeat-binding protein 1-like produces the protein MIQWDTVYIPKISLSIFRRQRLTTREHDSQVNMGRRHIKIFDRAQSYKKEGFYITNDTENTVVLRCKHCDCNLEWKKKDNLEKHLKSVTHMKYSARASNSDFCHEIQPGVVNIQSIIRDNVTQFRLDTVKMCLKAGIPLEQLDHPAMREYFSKYIKGSEALPCAEKLIRLYVPICNEELEQEKIEQDIKVETDDYEEVECLE, from the exons ATGATACAGTGGGACACTGTG TATATACCTAAAATTAGTTTGTCTATCTTCAGAAGGCAACGGCTGACTACTAGAGAGCATGACTCTCAGG ttaatATGGGAAGAAGACatatcaaaatttttgataGAGCGCAGTCATATAAAAAAGAAGGTTTTTACATTACAAATGATACTGAAAATACAGTCGTATTACGGTGTAAACATTGCGATTGCAATTTagaatggaaaaaaaaagacaatttaGAAAAACACCTCAAAAGTGTCACACACATGAAGTACTCTGCTCGTGCTTCCAATAGTGATTTTTGCCATGAGATACAACCAG GTGTCGTTAACATCCAGAGCATTATACGAGACAATGTGACCCAATTCAGACTCGATACTGTGAAAATGTGTCTCAAAGCCGGTATACCGTTGGAGCAATTAGACCATCCGGCGATGCGtgaatatttttctaaatatattaAAGGATCTGAAGCGTTGCCATGTGCTGAAAAATTGATAAGACTTTATGTGCCCATTTGTAATGAAGAATTGGAACAAGAGAAGATAGAGCAAGATATTAAAGTAGAAACTGATGATTATGAAGAAGTTGAATGTCTCGAATGA